The sequence GCCATGATCCCCATCGGCCGTGGCCAACGGGAGCTGATCATCGGCGACCGCGGTACCGGTAAAACGGCCATCGCCGTTGATACCATCATCAATCAAAAGGGCCAGGGCGTTATCTGCATTTATGTCGCCATTGGCCAAAAAGCGTCGACTGTCGCCCGGGTAGTGCGTACGCTGGAAGAAGCCGGCGCCATGGATTATACCATTGTCGTTGCCGCTACCGCTGCCGACAGCGCGCCGCTGCAATACCTGGCGCCTTATGCCGGGGTTGCCATGGGTGAATACTTCATGTATAAAGGCGGCCATGTGCTGTGCGTGTATGACGACCTTTCCAAACACGCCCAAGCCTACCGCGCCATGTCGTTGCTCCTGCGGCGTCCGCCCGGACGGGAAGCCTATCCCGGCGACGTGTTCTATCTCCACTCGCGCCTGCTCGAGCGCGCGGCAAAACTGTCTGACGCCCTTGGCGGCGGTTCCATCACCGCGTTACCGATCATCGAAACCCTGGCCGGCGACGTGTCGGCTTACATTCCCACTAACGTCATTTCGATCACCGACGGCCAAATATTCCTTGAGAGCGAGCTGTTCTACTCGGGTATCCGCCCGGCAATCAACGCCGGTATCTCTGTATCCCGTGTTGGCGGCGCGGCCCAAATTAAAGCGATGAAGCAGGTTGCCGGTCGGCTGCGTTTGGACATGGCCCAGTATCGTGAACTGGCGGCCTTTGCCCAATTCGGTTCTGACCTGGACAAAGCGACCAAGGCCCTGATTGACCGCGGCCAGCGGACGCTGGAAATTCTCAAGCAGCCCCAATACGCGCCTATGCCGGTTGAGGAACAGGTTATGGTCATTTACACTGCCGTTAACGGCTTCCTTGACGATGTGGCCGTCGCGGATGTCACGAAATTCGAACAAGACTTCCTGAAGTTTATGCGTGCCAACTACGCCGAGATTGGCAAGACCATCC is a genomic window of Thermosinus carboxydivorans Nor1 containing:
- the atpA gene encoding F0F1 ATP synthase subunit alpha, coding for MKMRPEEITAIIKQQIERYQVDLNVDDVGTVIEVGDGIARIHGLEKAMAGELLEFPHGVYGMVLNLEEDSVGGVLLGGETLIKEGDTVRRTGRIMEVPVGEALIGRVVNPLGQPLDGKGPINVTTHRPVEYPAPGIADRQSVKEPLQTGIKAIDAMIPIGRGQRELIIGDRGTGKTAIAVDTIINQKGQGVICIYVAIGQKASTVARVVRTLEEAGAMDYTIVVAATAADSAPLQYLAPYAGVAMGEYFMYKGGHVLCVYDDLSKHAQAYRAMSLLLRRPPGREAYPGDVFYLHSRLLERAAKLSDALGGGSITALPIIETLAGDVSAYIPTNVISITDGQIFLESELFYSGIRPAINAGISVSRVGGAAQIKAMKQVAGRLRLDMAQYRELAAFAQFGSDLDKATKALIDRGQRTLEILKQPQYAPMPVEEQVMVIYTAVNGFLDDVAVADVTKFEQDFLKFMRANYAEIGKTIREKKVIDSETEAALQKAIKEFKDTFVSISQEGAAGAAR